Proteins from one Malania oleifera isolate guangnan ecotype guangnan chromosome 4, ASM2987363v1, whole genome shotgun sequence genomic window:
- the LOC131154227 gene encoding psbP domain-containing protein 7, chloroplastic, with protein sequence MQTAMALPHHFRAWDSLGHRRTYMTQSSGDRKGSLQEVAPPLGRDPAEEFSPLAGVFRRRLLAGVGSASLVAVGANFGGITSSLLGFSPETCRSLKVDVLYPIEGYSRCIDTNKGFEFIYPANWVGDQTLLYRAAGKAELERSLDPPPLNNANSGDRRRQTINEPVVAFGPPGSTGELNVSIVVSPVPLDFSIETFGGPKEVGEAVIRTIARSSQRPEVRGALIEARLREDPQRNAKYYELEFRVESSLFRRHNVAVCCAQRGRLFTLNAQAPETAWPKVKSAFYKIADSFRLAS encoded by the exons ATGCAAACTGCAATGGCCTTGCCGCACCACTTTCGTGCATGGGATTCTTTAGGCCACCGCCGGACGTACATGACACAGTCGTCCGGCGACCGGAAAGGGAGCCTGCAGGAGGTGGCACCGCCGCTGGGACGGGACCCGGCGGAAGAATTCTCTCCGTTGGCGGGGGTGTTTAGGCGGCGGCTCCTGGCCGGTGTCGGCTCAGCCTCTTTGGTGGCCGTCGGCGCTAATTTCGGTGGGATTACGAGTTCTCTACTTGGGTTCTCGCCGGAAACTTGCCGGAGTCTTAAGGTTGATGTGCTTTATCCCATCGAAGGGTACAGTCGCTGCATTGACACAAACAAAGGATTTG AATTTATATACCCAGCAAATTGGGTTGGGGATCAAACACTGCTGTATAGAGCTGCTGGAAAGGCAGAATTAGAGAGATCGCTAGACCCACCTCCCCTTAACAATGCAAATTCCGGTGATCGGCGCCGCCAGACCATAAACGAACCAGTTGTTGCATTTGGTCCACCGGGGTCTACCGGCGAGCTCAACGTTAGCATCGTTGTCTCCCCGGTCCCTCTCGATTTCTC AATCGAGACTTTCGGAGGCCCCAAGGAAGTGGGAGAAGCTGTAATTCGAACGATTGCCAGGTCCAGCCAACGGCCAGAGGTGAGGGGAGCCCTAATAGAAGCAAGGCTGAGGGAAGATCCTCAGAGGAATGCGAAATACTATGAACTTGAATTCAGAGTGGAAAGCTCTTTGTTTCGAAGACATAATGTAGCTGTTTGTTGTGCTCAAAGAGGAAGATTATTCACCTTAAACGCTCAGGCACCGGAGACAGCTTGGCCCAAGGTTAAATCTGCATTCTATAAAATTGCTGATTCTTTCAGACTCGCTTCCTAA